In the genome of uncultured Sphaerochaeta sp., the window TGACAAGAAAGCATACAAGAAATGTACGCGCTACGCGTGTGGGCAGTGCTGTCTTTTGTCTTGAGCAAGCCATATATGGATTCATGTTTGCAGAGAGCGGATCGGTGTTGCAACGCATCTACTTCAGCAGCTCTCTCGTGTTGGGGATTCTCTTCCTGATAAGCATGGTGCTGCCCCGGCTTGTTCCTATCAGAGCGGGTGTTCTTTACGATCTGTTTGACATGCTTGCCCTGGGAGTAGGTCTGGGAATTGCCTATGTGCGCATGCTCTATGCGGGTACAGTGTACCAGAGCATCCCCACCATCTACCTGGCAGTGCTCTTTGGTGGTGCCGTCATCTTTTTGTTGGAGTACAAGCAGTCGCTCATCCTTTATACCTCAATCACCGTTGTTTCCATCATCGGCTCATACTCACGGTTGCCGCTCGACCCTACCGTTCCGTTCAGGGCGGATTTCTTGGTCAACGGAGCCATTGCATGGGCTGTTTCGGCACTGACGTATGCCAGTTTTCTCAAGACGGAAACACAGCGTGAGATAATCGAGGAGAAGAACAGGCAGCTGACCCAGCTCAGCGAGCACGATTGGCTGACCAACCTCTACAACCGAAGAAAGCTCGATGTGTATCTGGTCGGCTTTACGAAGTATCAGTACGCAATCCTCTTCGATCTCGATTTCTTCAAGACCGTCAACGACAACTATGGGCACCAGAAAGGCGACCGTGTACTCATTGAACTGGCTTCCATCATGAAGAACACCATCAAGAGTGGTGATGTGGTTGGCCGCTGGGGAGGGGAGGAGTTTCTCATTCTCACCCATGAGGACGGGCTCGCACTGGCAGAACAACTTCGACATGCAATCGAAATACACCAGTTCGCCGACACCATCCCGGTGACGGCAAGCTTCGGCGTCACTGCATGCAAATCCAAACAGAGTGTGCATGAACTCATCAAATGCGCTGACAGAAATCTCTACCAAGCAAAGCAGATGGGGAGAAATCAGGTCGTATATTCCTGACCGGCCCGATAGGAAAATCGTTCCAGATTGCGATTGATCGTTGCATACAAACGTTTTTCTGCAAGGAATGCACAGACAGCTTTGGAGAGAATGTGTTTGGCTTCTTCCGAAAAAGTGGGTCGATGCAGATCTCCATATACATACCGCACAGGATCTGACTTTCTGGTCAAGGGAAACGAAATGAT includes:
- a CDS encoding GGDEF domain-containing protein, producing the protein MNNRTTLTRKHTRNVRATRVGSAVFCLEQAIYGFMFAESGSVLQRIYFSSSLVLGILFLISMVLPRLVPIRAGVLYDLFDMLALGVGLGIAYVRMLYAGTVYQSIPTIYLAVLFGGAVIFLLEYKQSLILYTSITVVSIIGSYSRLPLDPTVPFRADFLVNGAIAWAVSALTYASFLKTETQREIIEEKNRQLTQLSEHDWLTNLYNRRKLDVYLVGFTKYQYAILFDLDFFKTVNDNYGHQKGDRVLIELASIMKNTIKSGDVVGRWGGEEFLILTHEDGLALAEQLRHAIEIHQFADTIPVTASFGVTACKSKQSVHELIKCADRNLYQAKQMGRNQVVYS